The nucleotide window CTCCACCGAATTCGACCGACTATCGGTACCAACGTGGGCAAGGTCGAGATTGGCGGAGCCAAATGTTCCTTCTACGACGTCGGTGGTCGATTACGAGACTTGTGGGAACGATACTACGCCGACGCGGACGCCGTTATATTCGTATGGAAAGTGCCCGTTTTCGACGATCACGGGGAGGATGGCAGTGATTCCGGAAGTGAGAATGAATCCGCAATCACGGCCCCGGAGCAGCAAGAACTCCTGCAACAGGTTCGCGCTGCCATTTCGGACGATGTCCCCTTTTTGGTAATGGGACACGTCTTTGACAACGCCACAACGATAGTGCAAACATCCTGTCGACCAGGCAAACTGTATTCTACCACATCCTGTTTACCACACTACCACAACCCGTGCCAGGCCATGTTCTTTGTCAATGCTCAATCCGGTCAGGGTCTGACGGCCTCGATGGAATGGCTCATTCCGTTGGCCAAGCGACAAAAAAAATTACGTGACAAGACCGCTTTGTCAGAAAGTTCGAAGGCGGATGATGTCGCCTTGGATAAGAAGTAGATCATTGTCTGTGAGTGTAGATCGCAAACCACGTGTCGCCAACGGTACGCGAACAAATCGTGTCTCGGAGAATTTGATGTAGTTTAATGTATGACTTTAGCAAGTAACCCCCAGCAGGTAGTCTATCGTAGGTCACTTTAACATGAGAGAAACTGCCTTGAACATTCATGTACAATGAAAAATGTTCACTAACATTGTTGTCCCATTTGACAGAGTACTGAATTTCTTTGCGCAGGACCAATGCGGATACCGTCGCAAAAGAGAGCtagctactagctagagcttCGTGTCCAGGGCGCAGAAACCGTGCTTCGTCGCCTACGAAGATACCCGGATATATATTTGCGAACTTCCGTAGATCATACGACCTTCTGTCTCGTACGTTCACTGAAAATAGGTAGGTacacctacctacctatgCAAGGCGTTTCGAACCGACGGTGTTTTCCTTCGGCAAAGGCGTGTAGACACGACCGAACGAACGCATCCGTTGATCGAACTACTTTGGTATCGAACGCGAGTGTGACCAAAATAGAGCCAGAAAGACGCTGTCAATATCACTTGCGTACACTGTACCAGTAGTAGCACACTTTTCTCGAAAACATATACAGACAACACAAtcacacatacatacacacaagGCATGACAT belongs to Phaeodactylum tricornutum CCAP 1055/1 PHATR_bd_38x36 genomic scaffold, whole genome shotgun sequence and includes:
- a CDS encoding predicted protein is translated as MFSLLTGVYNSYLASPQLNIVLVGASGTGKTTTLERLKAKHKMLPLHRIRPTIGTNVGKVEIGGAKCSFYDVGGRLRDLWERYYADADAVIFV